The proteins below come from a single Streptococcus porcinus genomic window:
- a CDS encoding S-ribosylhomocysteine lyase: MEKEVIVESFELDHTIVKAPYVRLISEESGPKGDIITNFDVRLVQPNHNSIETAGLHTIEHLLAKLIRQRIDGMIDCSPFGCRTGFHLIMWGQPTANDVALVIKSSLEEIAQGITWEDVPGTTIESCGNYKDHSLFAAKEWAKLILAQGISDDAFERHLV; the protein is encoded by the coding sequence ATGGAAAAAGAAGTAATTGTTGAGAGTTTTGAACTAGATCACACTATTGTAAAAGCCCCTTACGTTCGTTTAATTTCCGAAGAATCAGGGCCTAAAGGAGATATTATTACCAACTTTGACGTTCGTCTCGTACAACCAAATCATAATTCAATTGAAACAGCTGGTCTCCATACCATTGAACATTTACTAGCTAAACTGATTCGCCAACGGATAGATGGCATGATTGATTGTTCACCATTTGGCTGTCGTACTGGATTTCACTTAATTATGTGGGGACAACCAACCGCCAACGACGTTGCTTTAGTGATTAAATCATCTTTAGAAGAAATCGCTCAAGGGATTACTTGGGAGGATGTCCCTGGTACCACAATTGAATCATGTGGCAATTACAAAGACCATAGTTTATTCGCTGCTAAAGAGTGGGCAAAATTAATTTTAGCTCAAGGAATTTCTGACGATGCATTTGAGCGTCACCTTGTTTAA